A portion of the Bacteroides faecium genome contains these proteins:
- a CDS encoding phosphatase PAP2 family protein gives MIKNIQKPSKREALTVIVIMALFLLLTAIFIGLRSEHLMIAVLYLVLFFAGLPTRKLAVALLPFALFGISYDWMRICPNYEVNPIDVAGLYNLEKSLFGVMDNGILVTPCEYFAAHNWAIADVFAGIFYLCWVPVPILFGLCLYFKKERKTYLRFALVFLFVNLIGFAGYYIHPAAPPWYAINYGFEPILNTPGNVAGLGRFDAFFGVSIFDSIYGRNANVFAAVPSLHAAYMVVALVYAIIGKCRWYVITLFSIIMVGIWGTAVYSCHHYIIDVLLGISCALIGWLVFEYVLMKIPAFRRFFDRYYTYIK, from the coding sequence ATGATAAAGAACATTCAAAAGCCATCGAAGAGAGAAGCCCTGACCGTCATAGTCATCATGGCTCTTTTTCTTCTGCTGACAGCTATTTTCATCGGGCTCCGTTCCGAACATCTGATGATAGCAGTGCTCTACCTTGTCTTATTCTTCGCCGGACTGCCTACCCGCAAACTGGCAGTAGCCCTGCTGCCTTTCGCCCTTTTCGGAATCTCGTATGACTGGATGCGAATCTGCCCCAACTACGAAGTGAACCCAATTGACGTGGCCGGACTCTACAACCTGGAGAAATCCCTCTTCGGCGTAATGGACAACGGCATCCTCGTCACTCCCTGCGAATACTTTGCCGCGCACAACTGGGCGATAGCCGACGTCTTTGCCGGAATCTTCTACCTCTGTTGGGTTCCCGTCCCCATCTTGTTCGGTCTTTGCCTGTACTTCAAGAAGGAGAGAAAAACGTACCTTCGCTTTGCCCTGGTATTTCTTTTCGTCAACTTAATCGGCTTCGCCGGTTATTATATTCACCCTGCCGCTCCCCCCTGGTACGCCATCAACTACGGTTTTGAACCGATACTGAACACTCCGGGCAATGTAGCGGGCTTGGGACGCTTCGACGCTTTCTTCGGAGTGTCAATCTTCGATTCTATCTACGGACGCAATGCGAATGTCTTTGCCGCAGTACCTTCACTGCATGCGGCCTATATGGTCGTAGCCCTGGTATATGCCATCATCGGCAAATGTAGATGGTATGTCATTACCCTCTTCTCTATAATCATGGTAGGCATCTGGGGAACAGCCGTTTATTCCTGTCATCACTATATTATCGACGTATTGCTCGGCATCTCATGCGCATTAATCGGTTGGCTGGTATTCGAATATGTATTGATGAAAATTCCGGCATTCCGAAGATTCTTCGACAGATACTATACATATATAAAGTAG
- a CDS encoding CDP-alcohol phosphatidyltransferase family protein produces MNYRDYLQQLIYKIINPLIHGMIKIGITPNFITTTGFILNVVAAGMFVYAGIYGGENDLAIIGWAGGVILFAGLFDMMDGRVARLGNMSSKFGALYDSVLDRYSELMTFFGICYYLSMKDYFLYALIAFVALIGSLMVSYVRARAEGLGIECKVGFMQRPERVVLTSLGALFCGIFKDITAFEPILILIVPLALVAVLANITAFARVRHCYKAMKE; encoded by the coding sequence ATGAATTACAGAGATTATTTACAACAACTGATTTATAAGATTATCAATCCTTTGATACACGGGATGATTAAAATCGGAATCACTCCCAACTTCATCACCACTACCGGATTTATCCTGAATGTGGTAGCGGCGGGTATGTTCGTATATGCCGGAATCTATGGCGGAGAAAACGACCTTGCCATCATCGGATGGGCAGGCGGTGTGATTCTGTTTGCCGGACTGTTCGATATGATGGACGGACGTGTAGCCCGCCTGGGTAACATGAGTTCCAAATTCGGTGCGCTTTACGATTCGGTACTCGACCGTTACAGCGAACTGATGACTTTCTTCGGTATCTGCTACTACCTGTCAATGAAAGATTATTTCCTTTATGCACTTATTGCTTTCGTGGCGCTTATCGGTTCATTGATGGTAAGCTATGTCCGTGCGCGTGCCGAGGGTTTGGGGATAGAATGTAAGGTAGGATTCATGCAACGCCCCGAACGCGTGGTGCTGACCAGCCTCGGTGCTCTGTTTTGTGGCATATTCAAGGACATCACCGCTTTCGAACCGATTCTGATATTAATCGTTCCTCTGGCTTTAGTCGCCGTACTGGCCAATATCACTGCCTTTGCGCGTGTGAGACACTGCTACAAAGCGATGAAAGAATAA
- a CDS encoding GtrA family protein: MISQKGGFFMFLRAQLSAQMATIADFLVTILLVRLFDVYYVYATLAGAIYGGIVNCIINYKWTFKSKGKKTNVAAKFVIVWFCSVWLNTWGTYALTESLAKIPWVRDTLSLYFGDFFIIPKVVVAVIVALFWNYNMQRLFVYRNIDIRSLFGRRH; this comes from the coding sequence ATGATTTCTCAGAAAGGCGGCTTCTTCATGTTCTTGAGGGCGCAACTTTCTGCTCAGATGGCAACCATTGCAGACTTTCTCGTAACGATTCTTCTGGTAAGGCTGTTTGATGTCTACTATGTGTATGCTACCTTGGCGGGTGCCATCTACGGGGGAATTGTCAATTGCATCATTAATTATAAATGGACATTTAAGTCGAAAGGTAAAAAAACGAATGTAGCTGCCAAGTTTGTCATAGTGTGGTTTTGCAGCGTTTGGTTGAACACATGGGGGACATATGCGCTGACGGAGTCTTTGGCGAAGATTCCCTGGGTGCGGGATACGCTCAGTCTCTATTTCGGTGATTTTTTCATTATACCCAAGGTGGTGGTGGCGGTAATTGTCGCGCTGTTCTGGAATTATAATATGCAGCGTCTCTTTGTTTACCGGAATATAGATATAAGGAGCTTGTTCGGAAGAAGGCATTGA